Proteins from one Hydrogenivirga caldilitoris genomic window:
- the dnaE gene encoding DNA polymerase III subunit alpha gives MKEGVKDFVHLHLHTQFSLLDGAIKIGDLVRKAKEFGYKAVGVSDHGNLFGSYQFYKALKSEGIKPIIGMEAYFTTGSRFDRKSKGSEDNITDKYNHHLILIAKNDTGLKNLFKLSTLAYKEGFYYKPRIDYELLEKYGEGLIALTACLKGVPTYYASINETEKAREWVRKFKDIFGEDLYLELQSNDLDEQAVANRNLIDIAKKYGVKLIATNDSHYLNPEDKEAHTVLMAIQMKRTIHDITRGGFRCANDGLHFASPEEVWRKFEGKFDGWEKALLNTLEVMEKTSDSFEFFENNSYLLPEYSVPKDTTLEEHLKELAVKGLKQRIARGQAKNSKEYWERLEYELDVINRIGFAGYFLIVQDFINWAKTNGIPVGPGRGSAAGSLVAYAVGITDVDPIKHGLLFERFLNPERVSMPDIDVDFCQDNRDRVIEYVKEKYGRENVAQIITYNVMKAKQTLRDVARALGLPYSTADQLAKLIPQGDVQGTWLSLEEMYQTPIEVLKERYGVHRGDIEDNANKFRKLCKENPEIEKLVQIALRLEGLTRHTSLHAAGVVIAPKPLDELVPLFYDRDGAVATQYDMTKLEDMGLLKMDFLGLKTLTELKGMRDLVEARKGVRVDFLTLPMDDPKVFELLQEGNTTGVFQLESRGMKELLKRLKPDSFEDIVAVLALYRPGPLKSGLVDRYINRKHGKEAVEYIFPELEEVLRETYGVIVYQEQVMKMSQILAGFTPGEADTLRKAIGKKKKDLMEQMREKFIKGAVDRGFPENKITKLWEDIEKFASYSFNKSHSVAYGYISYWTAYMKAHHPAEFFAVKLTTEKNDNKFINLIKDAKLMGFEILPPDVNRSDVGFKIEGDKKIRFGIGRVKGVGEEAARSIVDARDRGEFRGIQDFVRRVDGRKVNKKVLECLVKAGAFDFTGSRREELLERLSSGKSTANLAQNALFGGAQKRKKTDINDILRMEKEVIGFYISGHPLDKYDSLLATKYTPIEEIETAGKGSTLTIAGVISNLQVKKTKNGNYMAIFNLIDRSGVCEVIVFPDAYEEFKERIKEDKVVIIKGYSDEDEETESLKFIAQEVLLPEELTRNGNGYITLILRREDALNGKMEKLKELLERFSNPEGLQVVFEIKGKDFHAVLHLPPDYRINPSPEFINFLTKKLKIKVVV, from the coding sequence AACATAACCGACAAATACAACCATCACCTGATACTTATAGCCAAGAACGATACGGGACTCAAGAACCTCTTTAAGCTATCAACCTTAGCCTACAAAGAAGGGTTCTACTACAAGCCCAGAATAGACTATGAGCTCCTTGAGAAGTATGGGGAAGGGCTCATAGCTCTTACCGCGTGTCTGAAAGGGGTTCCCACTTATTATGCTTCCATAAACGAGACCGAAAAAGCGAGGGAATGGGTAAGGAAATTCAAGGACATATTCGGGGAAGACCTGTACCTGGAGCTGCAGTCAAACGATCTTGACGAACAAGCTGTGGCTAACAGGAACCTTATAGATATAGCCAAAAAATACGGTGTGAAACTCATAGCAACCAACGATTCCCACTACCTTAACCCTGAGGACAAGGAAGCCCATACAGTTCTAATGGCTATACAGATGAAGAGAACCATACATGACATAACCAGAGGTGGATTCAGGTGTGCCAACGATGGATTACATTTTGCCTCTCCAGAAGAGGTATGGAGAAAGTTTGAAGGCAAATTTGATGGTTGGGAAAAGGCTCTTCTGAACACCCTTGAGGTGATGGAAAAGACCTCCGATTCTTTTGAGTTTTTTGAAAACAACTCCTACCTGCTCCCAGAATACAGCGTTCCTAAAGATACAACCCTTGAAGAGCATTTAAAAGAACTCGCCGTAAAGGGATTAAAGCAGAGGATAGCCAGGGGGCAAGCAAAGAACTCTAAAGAGTATTGGGAAAGGCTTGAATACGAGCTTGATGTTATAAACCGTATAGGTTTTGCAGGCTATTTCCTTATAGTTCAGGATTTTATAAACTGGGCAAAGACCAACGGTATTCCCGTGGGACCAGGTAGGGGCTCTGCCGCAGGTTCACTTGTGGCTTACGCTGTAGGGATAACAGATGTGGACCCGATAAAGCATGGACTCCTCTTTGAAAGATTCCTCAACCCAGAGAGGGTCTCAATGCCAGATATAGACGTAGATTTCTGCCAGGACAACAGGGACAGAGTTATTGAGTATGTGAAGGAGAAGTACGGCAGGGAAAACGTAGCCCAGATCATAACCTACAACGTTATGAAGGCGAAACAAACGTTGAGAGATGTTGCGAGAGCTCTGGGACTACCCTATTCAACAGCCGACCAGCTTGCAAAACTCATACCCCAAGGCGATGTTCAGGGAACATGGCTGTCCCTTGAAGAGATGTACCAAACTCCCATAGAAGTTCTGAAGGAGCGTTATGGAGTCCATAGGGGGGATATAGAAGACAACGCAAACAAGTTCAGAAAGCTGTGTAAGGAAAACCCAGAGATAGAAAAGCTCGTCCAGATAGCTCTGAGACTTGAAGGGCTTACAAGGCATACCTCCCTTCATGCAGCAGGTGTGGTTATAGCTCCAAAGCCTCTGGATGAACTGGTACCTCTCTTCTACGATAGAGACGGAGCCGTAGCTACCCAATACGATATGACAAAGCTTGAGGACATGGGGCTCCTCAAGATGGACTTCCTCGGTCTTAAGACGCTTACCGAGCTGAAGGGTATGCGTGACCTTGTTGAGGCAAGAAAGGGGGTAAGGGTTGATTTTCTTACCCTCCCCATGGATGACCCTAAGGTGTTTGAGCTCCTTCAAGAAGGGAACACTACAGGTGTATTCCAGCTTGAAAGCAGGGGAATGAAGGAACTCCTTAAAAGGCTTAAACCTGATAGTTTTGAAGATATAGTCGCCGTTCTCGCTCTCTACAGACCAGGTCCCCTAAAGAGTGGTCTTGTGGACAGGTATATAAACAGGAAACATGGCAAAGAGGCAGTTGAATACATCTTCCCAGAGCTTGAAGAGGTTTTAAGGGAAACTTACGGAGTCATAGTCTACCAGGAGCAGGTGATGAAAATGTCCCAAATACTGGCTGGTTTCACGCCAGGTGAGGCTGACACTCTCAGAAAAGCAATAGGAAAAAAGAAAAAGGACCTTATGGAACAGATGAGGGAAAAGTTCATAAAGGGTGCCGTTGATAGAGGTTTCCCTGAAAACAAGATCACAAAACTCTGGGAAGACATAGAGAAGTTTGCCTCCTATTCCTTCAATAAGTCTCACTCCGTAGCCTACGGATACATATCCTACTGGACAGCCTACATGAAAGCCCATCATCCTGCCGAATTCTTTGCGGTCAAACTCACCACTGAAAAAAACGATAACAAGTTTATAAATTTGATAAAAGATGCGAAGCTTATGGGTTTTGAGATACTCCCTCCCGATGTAAACAGGAGCGATGTAGGGTTCAAGATAGAGGGTGATAAGAAGATAAGGTTTGGTATAGGCAGGGTTAAGGGTGTGGGTGAAGAGGCTGCCAGGTCCATAGTTGATGCAAGGGATAGGGGAGAGTTTAGAGGCATACAGGACTTCGTGAGAAGAGTGGACGGTAGAAAGGTTAACAAAAAGGTTCTTGAATGTCTGGTAAAAGCTGGCGCTTTTGACTTTACGGGAAGCAGGAGGGAGGAGCTCCTTGAGAGACTCTCTTCCGGCAAGAGCACTGCAAACCTGGCTCAGAACGCTCTCTTTGGTGGAGCACAAAAGAGGAAAAAAACAGACATAAACGATATTCTGAGAATGGAAAAGGAGGTCATAGGATTCTACATATCAGGACACCCTCTTGACAAGTACGACAGCCTCTTAGCTACGAAGTATACACCCATAGAGGAGATTGAAACCGCCGGAAAGGGTAGCACCTTGACTATAGCTGGTGTTATCTCAAACCTACAGGTTAAAAAAACGAAGAACGGAAACTATATGGCGATCTTCAACCTTATAGATAGAAGCGGTGTCTGTGAGGTCATTGTTTTCCCTGATGCCTATGAAGAATTTAAGGAGAGAATAAAAGAGGACAAGGTGGTGATAATAAAGGGGTATTCGGATGAAGATGAAGAGACGGAAAGTCTCAAGTTTATAGCCCAGGAGGTTCTATTACCGGAAGAGCTGACCAGAAACGGTAACGGTTACATAACCCTTATACTCAGAAGAGAAGATGCACTGAACGGTAAGATGGAAAAGTTAAAGGAGCTTCTTGAGAGGTTCAGTAACCCTGAGGGACTGCAAGTTGTCTTTGAAATAAAGGGAAAAGATTTCCACGCTGTTCTTCATCTGCCTCCAGATTACAGGATAAACCCAAGTCCGGAATTCATAAATTTCCTAACAAAGAAATTGAAAATTAAAGTTGTAGTGTGA
- a CDS encoding LPP20 family lipoprotein, whose translation MKRTLAFSLAGLVSVALISSCGGKKEVATGFEGDPCLKDAPAWVLNPQVEGSKVAAVGSAKIGKAGLQFARTEALANARDELARMIEIRVKNMVKNFMQVTGVGDAETVDRVSVQVSKQVAYQTIRGSKQVAIWQSPCAELFVLVGVDPQMVKDFIKTQVETSLRNEQALWQLYQAKKAHEELDKEIEKEFKGGQ comes from the coding sequence ATGAAAAGAACTTTAGCCTTTTCCCTCGCAGGGCTTGTCAGTGTGGCTCTTATAAGCTCCTGTGGAGGAAAGAAAGAGGTGGCTACAGGTTTTGAGGGAGACCCATGTTTGAAGGATGCTCCTGCATGGGTTTTAAATCCGCAGGTTGAGGGTTCAAAGGTAGCCGCCGTTGGCTCTGCAAAAATAGGGAAGGCAGGTCTGCAATTCGCCAGGACTGAAGCTTTAGCCAATGCAAGAGACGAACTTGCCAGGATGATAGAGATAAGGGTAAAGAACATGGTGAAGAACTTCATGCAGGTTACAGGTGTTGGAGACGCGGAAACAGTTGACAGGGTCTCTGTTCAGGTATCAAAACAGGTCGCCTATCAGACGATAAGAGGGTCCAAGCAGGTGGCCATATGGCAGTCTCCCTGCGCAGAGCTCTTCGTTCTTGTCGGAGTTGACCCCCAAATGGTAAAAGATTTCATAAAGACACAGGTAGAAACAAGCCTAAGGAATGAACAGGCTCTCTGGCAGCTTTATCAGGCTAAGAAAGCCCATGAAGAACTTGACAAGGAGATAGAGAAAGAGTTCAAGGGAGGACAGTGA
- a CDS encoding transglycosylase SLT domain-containing protein, translating into MTRRELLTLLLTGSVFAQESFKEFLKEELEGFREEKRGFNRYLEEVNREFEEYKSIVRKEFESFKREILRHWDTFEGTDKKKLVQYSPDFRTKRVFDFEKGELRVEVSGEVKNLREFVKGEIEEFVKQDKREVFESDQFLRKTEERVRKLKYIRTGVIEREPVLTPVIFGKESVNPSELKEGVRKLIEEGSFVEKPTGMGKVGTFTVSIPPEKVLRKARRYKSIVSRESERWKLEPSLVFAIIHTESYFNPLATSPVPAYGLMQIVPHSAGKDVTEFLNGRPVILSPSYLYNAENNIKVGTTYVYMLYYRYFSEVRDPESRLYCTIAAYNTGPGNVARTFTGTTNLGKAVKVINSLTPKDTYGVLLRNLPYQETKDYLRKVSKRIAVYKNL; encoded by the coding sequence ATGACCAGGAGAGAACTACTTACCCTCTTGCTTACGGGTAGCGTTTTTGCTCAGGAGAGCTTCAAAGAATTCCTGAAAGAGGAGCTTGAAGGTTTTAGGGAGGAAAAGAGGGGGTTCAACAGATACCTTGAAGAGGTAAACAGAGAGTTTGAAGAGTACAAGAGTATAGTCCGTAAGGAGTTTGAGAGCTTTAAGAGAGAGATTTTGAGGCACTGGGACACCTTTGAAGGAACCGACAAGAAGAAACTGGTTCAGTATTCTCCGGACTTCAGGACTAAAAGGGTCTTTGACTTTGAAAAGGGTGAGTTAAGGGTAGAAGTCAGTGGTGAGGTGAAAAACCTGCGGGAATTTGTGAAGGGGGAAATTGAAGAATTCGTTAAACAGGACAAAAGGGAAGTCTTTGAGTCTGACCAGTTCTTGAGGAAAACCGAGGAAAGGGTCAGAAAGCTGAAGTATATAAGGACAGGAGTTATAGAGAGAGAACCGGTCCTTACCCCCGTTATTTTTGGTAAGGAAAGCGTTAACCCCTCAGAGCTGAAGGAAGGAGTCAGGAAACTGATAGAGGAGGGCAGCTTTGTAGAAAAACCAACCGGTATGGGAAAGGTGGGCACGTTCACCGTGAGCATACCCCCTGAAAAGGTTTTGAGGAAAGCCCGCCGGTATAAATCCATAGTGTCAAGAGAGTCTGAGAGATGGAAGCTTGAACCGTCCCTAGTATTCGCTATAATTCACACTGAAAGCTACTTTAACCCCCTTGCGACTTCACCAGTTCCGGCTTATGGTCTCATGCAGATAGTTCCCCACTCCGCGGGTAAAGACGTCACCGAGTTTCTCAACGGGCGACCGGTTATACTCTCTCCCTCCTACCTTTACAACGCTGAAAACAATATAAAAGTAGGAACCACTTACGTTTATATGCTCTACTACAGGTACTTCAGCGAAGTAAGGGACCCTGAAAGCAGACTATACTGTACCATAGCAGCCTACAACACAGGACCAGGAAACGTAGCGAGAACATTCACCGGAACAACGAACCTCGGCAAAGCCGTTAAAGTTATAAACTCATTGACACCAAAGGACACTTACGGTGTGCTCTTGAGAAACCTTCCCTATCAGGAGACGAAAGATTACTTACGTAAAGTTTCTAAAAGAATAGCCGTATATAAAAACCTGTAA
- a CDS encoding TIGR04219 family outer membrane beta-barrel protein yields MRKVVFGGALLFTGSTFALPLVNIDLSIGAMSHDPSGYVQYQGDKVDLKDDFGLDKKTKPFARAKIEIPIVPNLYLQYIPMEFKGRKNKSFTYGGYTFTGTVDTKVKVDHYDVGLYYNLPFIGAATGGLFDPEIGINVRILDFEGTVKELTTSHTESKSATIPVPMGYAGLSLNLPYVSLIGELRGITYAGNRYYDVTGEVRLKPISVPGMASLFIGVGYRYEQLKLDDVSDINADLKIKSLFANVGVSF; encoded by the coding sequence ATGAGAAAGGTTGTTTTTGGTGGAGCTTTGCTTTTTACAGGAAGTACCTTTGCCCTTCCACTGGTAAACATAGACCTTTCCATAGGAGCTATGAGCCACGACCCTTCGGGATACGTTCAGTATCAGGGAGATAAAGTAGACCTAAAAGATGACTTCGGACTAGATAAAAAAACAAAACCATTTGCAAGAGCGAAGATAGAAATTCCTATAGTTCCTAACCTTTACCTTCAGTATATTCCTATGGAGTTTAAAGGTAGAAAGAATAAAAGTTTTACTTATGGAGGTTATACCTTTACAGGAACAGTTGACACCAAAGTAAAGGTTGACCACTACGATGTGGGACTGTATTACAACCTTCCCTTTATAGGTGCTGCAACGGGCGGATTGTTCGATCCTGAGATAGGTATAAACGTAAGGATTTTAGACTTTGAAGGAACTGTCAAGGAATTAACAACATCACATACCGAATCTAAGTCCGCAACCATCCCCGTCCCTATGGGCTACGCCGGGCTTTCACTTAACCTGCCCTACGTTTCCCTGATAGGTGAGCTCAGAGGAATAACTTACGCTGGCAACAGGTATTACGACGTAACGGGAGAGGTGAGGCTAAAACCTATCTCTGTACCCGGTATGGCTTCGCTGTTTATCGGGGTTGGATACAGATATGAGCAGCTTAAGCTTGATGACGTGAGCGATATAAACGCTGATTTGAAGATAAAGAGTCTCTTTGCCAACGTGGGTGTTTCCTTCTAA
- the hisH gene encoding imidazole glycerol phosphate synthase subunit HisH, translated as MKVAVVDYGMGNLRSVAKAIEYVGFKEVSVTSDPETVRRSEVLVFPGQGAFKKAMENLKKLSLISPILSHIDRGKPFLGICLGLQLLFERSYEHGETEGLGVFEGEVILLPPRVKIPHIGWNQVWIKKERGLYSGIKDGDFFYFVHSYHVVPKDESVIASTTDYEVYFVSAVEKENVWAVQFHPEKSQSKGLRLLENFKNYCEAVL; from the coding sequence ATGAAGGTAGCCGTTGTTGACTACGGTATGGGTAATCTGAGGAGCGTAGCAAAAGCCATTGAGTACGTTGGTTTTAAAGAGGTCTCTGTAACTTCTGACCCAGAAACTGTAAGAAGGTCAGAGGTATTGGTGTTTCCTGGGCAAGGTGCCTTTAAAAAGGCTATGGAAAACCTGAAGAAGCTTTCTTTGATCTCACCTATCCTATCTCACATAGATAGAGGTAAACCCTTCCTGGGTATATGTCTCGGTCTCCAGCTCCTCTTTGAGAGGAGCTACGAGCACGGGGAAACGGAAGGGCTTGGAGTTTTTGAAGGGGAAGTTATCCTTCTTCCGCCAAGGGTTAAGATACCCCACATAGGCTGGAATCAGGTCTGGATAAAGAAGGAGAGAGGATTATATTCGGGTATAAAGGACGGAGATTTCTTTTACTTTGTTCACTCTTACCATGTAGTTCCAAAGGATGAGAGCGTAATCGCCTCAACTACAGACTATGAGGTTTATTTCGTGTCTGCCGTTGAGAAAGAAAACGTCTGGGCTGTCCAGTTCCATCCGGAGAAGAGCCAGAGCAAAGGGCTCCGGCTCCTTGAAAACTTCAAGAACTACTGCGAAGCGGTCCTTTAG
- a CDS encoding cytochrome c biogenesis CcdA family protein has translation MFEVTFLGAFVAGVLAFLSPCVLPIIPAYLSYISGVGIEEVQKDRRLFNTKIFLATLFFVVGFSLVFTLLGAGASFIGQFLRAYQTEIAKVGGGIVIFFGLHFAGAFLRQNFLKELIGVQAFITALYLFKVINQEVFFSLTGAMAVVLTLYLFGVHEYLYRQLKTEAKTKASYIGAFIIGIVFAFGWTPCIGPILGSILFLASQQETVREGAVMLMVFSFGLGIPFLIAGLLFSVFLNFVKRFGRFFGVVEFVGGLLLITLGILLVLDKLSWFASLGVGI, from the coding sequence ATGTTTGAGGTTACATTCTTAGGAGCATTCGTAGCCGGCGTATTAGCCTTTCTCTCCCCCTGTGTTCTTCCTATAATACCTGCTTACCTTTCCTACATATCCGGAGTGGGTATTGAGGAAGTTCAAAAGGACAGAAGGCTCTTCAATACAAAGATATTTCTTGCAACCCTCTTCTTTGTTGTAGGCTTCTCTCTTGTGTTTACGTTACTCGGAGCAGGAGCCTCTTTTATCGGTCAGTTTCTAAGAGCTTATCAGACTGAGATCGCAAAGGTTGGTGGAGGCATAGTGATATTCTTTGGTCTGCATTTTGCCGGGGCTTTTCTAAGACAAAACTTCCTCAAAGAGCTTATAGGTGTGCAAGCTTTCATAACGGCTCTCTACCTTTTCAAGGTTATAAACCAGGAGGTATTCTTTAGCCTTACCGGTGCCATGGCTGTGGTACTTACCCTATACCTCTTCGGTGTTCACGAATACCTATACAGACAGCTAAAGACCGAAGCGAAGACAAAAGCCTCTTACATAGGAGCCTTTATAATAGGTATCGTCTTTGCTTTCGGATGGACTCCCTGTATAGGTCCGATACTTGGTTCAATACTCTTCTTAGCCTCTCAGCAGGAAACTGTCAGAGAAGGGGCAGTTATGCTTATGGTCTTCTCCTTCGGTTTAGGAATCCCCTTTTTGATAGCCGGCTTGCTATTCTCAGTGTTTCTGAACTTTGTAAAGAGGTTCGGAAGGTTCTTTGGGGTGGTTGAGTTCGTAGGTGGGCTCCTATTGATAACCCTAGGCATCCTTTTAGTCCTTGACAAACTCAGCTGGTTTGCTTCTCTCGGTGTGGGTATATGA
- a CDS encoding PP2C family protein-serine/threonine phosphatase yields MKYVTGEFYRDRETFADRAFYSEDTFAIADGMGIGYGARVAAEKAIELVSLHRPFTSLKEIEDFFQRANLSIMEETAKLGDRHVAGTTLSLISFQEKKYFIGHIGDSRIYLWREGTLEVLTQDQIRVKEGRKYVSALGIDWKPETFLVEGNAAKGDLFLIISDGAVEVLKEEELEKLLSHNIEESAQKLLNLYREVSPQEDLSFIIVRVD; encoded by the coding sequence GTGAAATACGTGACAGGAGAGTTTTATAGAGACAGGGAAACATTTGCCGACAGAGCCTTCTACTCTGAGGACACCTTTGCTATTGCGGATGGTATGGGCATTGGTTACGGAGCAAGGGTTGCAGCCGAAAAGGCGATAGAGCTGGTGAGCCTGCACAGACCTTTTACCTCTTTAAAGGAAATAGAAGACTTCTTCCAGAGAGCCAATCTGTCTATAATGGAGGAGACGGCAAAGCTCGGTGATAGACACGTAGCCGGTACAACCTTAAGCCTGATATCCTTTCAAGAGAAGAAGTACTTTATAGGGCATATAGGTGATTCAAGGATATATCTGTGGAGAGAAGGGACCCTTGAAGTTTTGACCCAAGACCAGATAAGGGTTAAAGAGGGAAGGAAGTATGTTTCCGCTTTGGGTATAGACTGGAAACCTGAAACCTTTCTCGTAGAAGGGAATGCTGCCAAAGGAGACCTTTTCCTGATTATATCTGACGGGGCGGTGGAAGTTCTAAAGGAGGAGGAGCTTGAGAAGCTATTGAGTCATAATATAGAGGAGAGTGCACAGAAACTGCTCAATCTTTACAGGGAAGTTTCTCCCCAGGAAGATTTATCCTTCATCATAGTCAGGGTAGATTAA
- a CDS encoding serine/threonine protein kinase, whose amino-acid sequence MEDLSHQFKEGDIILGYYEVLSVIGRGDFGIVYRVRGVRGRYRGKILALKVASNPYGVEYLWKEAQTLILFNHPNIISLQSYLYKKDRGELYVLYELMDVGDLKEYVLSKGGLSEKEALKVLWNITNGLAFLHSRGYIHSDIKPENVFGKKVLKSIVWKLGDFGLLKIRGSVSVLDIKGTLGYIAPEVFRGEIHRSSDIYSLGCLLYFTLFQRDPFHSEDRKEKLKRNKEGLYLPPEGVSDKVRGLLERMLERDYKKRFRTAAELKDYLVVEGLV is encoded by the coding sequence ATGGAAGACCTGTCCCACCAGTTTAAAGAAGGAGACATCATACTTGGCTACTATGAAGTGCTGAGTGTGATTGGAAGGGGTGATTTTGGTATCGTTTACAGGGTGAGAGGCGTAAGGGGAAGGTACAGAGGTAAAATACTCGCCCTAAAGGTTGCCTCCAACCCTTACGGGGTTGAGTATCTCTGGAAGGAAGCCCAGACACTGATACTTTTTAACCATCCTAACATAATATCCCTGCAGAGTTATCTTTACAAAAAGGACAGGGGTGAGTTGTACGTCCTGTACGAGCTGATGGATGTGGGGGACTTGAAGGAATACGTTCTATCAAAAGGAGGACTATCGGAGAAGGAGGCTCTAAAGGTTCTCTGGAACATAACAAACGGACTTGCCTTTTTGCACAGCAGGGGGTATATCCACAGCGATATAAAGCCAGAGAACGTTTTTGGCAAAAAGGTTTTAAAGAGCATAGTCTGGAAACTGGGAGACTTCGGTCTTCTCAAGATAAGAGGCTCTGTGTCGGTGCTGGATATAAAGGGGACATTGGGGTACATAGCTCCTGAAGTTTTCAGGGGCGAGATACACAGGAGCAGCGACATATACTCCTTAGGTTGTCTCCTTTACTTCACCCTCTTCCAAAGGGACCCTTTCCACTCCGAGGACAGAAAGGAGAAGCTTAAGCGAAATAAAGAGGGTCTTTACCTGCCACCGGAGGGTGTCTCCGATAAGGTGAGGGGGCTCTTGGAAAGGATGCTTGAGAGGGACTACAAAAAGCGTTTCAGAACGGCTGCCGAGCTTAAAGATTACCTGGTTGTGGAGGGGCTCGTGTGA
- the dapA gene encoding 4-hydroxy-tetrahydrodipicolinate synthase, translating into MFEGSIVALITPFKDGEVDYEALGKLIDFHVDNGTDAILVCGTTGESPTLTFEEHDRVVEFAVKHAAGRIKIIAGTGANATHEAVHLTAHAKEVGADAALLVVPYYNKPTQEGLYKHFAAVAEEVDIPIILYNIPSRTGVEIAVDTMYRLVSDYPNIVGSKESTPNMDRISEIYKRLGENFTILSGDDSLTLPMMALGAKGVISVANNIVPREIKALTTFAREGKFSKAKELHYQLHELFKALFIETNPIPVKTACWMLGMCEKEFRLPMCEMKPENEEKLREVLKKYNLPLVN; encoded by the coding sequence ATGTTTGAAGGTTCAATAGTTGCTCTTATAACTCCCTTCAAGGATGGTGAGGTTGATTACGAGGCTTTAGGAAAGCTGATAGATTTTCACGTGGATAATGGCACCGATGCTATTCTCGTGTGCGGAACTACCGGTGAATCCCCAACCCTTACCTTTGAAGAGCATGACAGGGTAGTTGAGTTTGCGGTGAAGCATGCGGCGGGGAGGATAAAGATAATAGCTGGGACCGGTGCCAACGCAACCCATGAGGCTGTGCATCTTACAGCCCATGCTAAAGAAGTAGGTGCCGATGCAGCCCTGCTTGTGGTTCCCTACTACAATAAGCCTACACAGGAAGGGCTTTACAAACACTTTGCAGCCGTCGCTGAGGAGGTAGATATACCTATAATCCTGTACAACATTCCCTCAAGGACAGGGGTTGAGATAGCTGTTGATACAATGTACAGACTTGTATCGGACTATCCGAACATAGTTGGTTCTAAGGAATCAACCCCAAATATGGACAGGATATCCGAGATATACAAGAGACTTGGGGAGAACTTCACGATACTTTCAGGAGATGACAGTCTCACTCTGCCCATGATGGCTCTCGGTGCTAAAGGTGTCATATCGGTGGCTAACAATATAGTTCCGAGGGAGATAAAGGCACTAACAACTTTCGCAAGAGAAGGTAAGTTTAGTAAAGCTAAAGAGCTTCATTATCAACTTCACGAACTCTTTAAGGCTCTTTTTATTGAAACGAACCCTATCCCGGTAAAAACTGCTTGCTGGATGCTTGGCATGTGTGAAAAGGAGTTCAGACTTCCTATGTGTGAAATGAAACCCGAAAACGAGGAGAAGCTTAGAGAGGTCTTAAAGAAGTACAACCTACCCCTCGTAAATTAA
- the hpt gene encoding hypoxanthine phosphoribosyltransferase, with protein METIRGKRLSLLIKEEDIKKRVKELGREVERDFATSKELIVVGLLKGAFIFMADLVREIKLPLKIDFLWVSSYGQSMESSGNIKIVKDIDVDIEGREVLLVDDILDTGLTLKEIYEFLRIRNPSKLKTCVLLDKKERRKVDFNADYVGFEVPNLFLVGYGLDWGELGRNLPGVYAVED; from the coding sequence ATGGAGACCATAAGAGGGAAAAGGCTTTCATTGCTTATAAAGGAAGAGGATATAAAGAAAAGGGTTAAGGAGTTGGGCAGGGAGGTTGAGAGGGATTTTGCAACATCAAAGGAGTTGATAGTGGTTGGACTCCTGAAGGGTGCTTTCATATTTATGGCTGATCTTGTAAGGGAGATAAAGTTACCTCTGAAGATAGACTTCCTTTGGGTTTCAAGTTACGGGCAGAGTATGGAAAGTTCCGGAAACATAAAGATAGTTAAAGACATAGACGTTGATATTGAGGGGAGAGAGGTCCTTCTTGTGGACGACATACTGGACACGGGTCTGACCTTAAAAGAGATATACGAATTCCTGAGGATAAGGAATCCTTCAAAGCTCAAAACCTGTGTACTCTTGGACAAAAAAGAGAGGAGGAAAGTGGACTTTAACGCAGACTACGTAGGTTTTGAAGTTCCGAACTTATTCTTGGTTGGTTACGGGCTTGATTGGGGGGAGCTTGGAAGGAACCTACCTGGCGTATACGCTGTTGAAGATTAA